The nucleotide window TAAAAGAGAATCATTTGATGTACCCATTCCGCAAGACACATTTTGGGCAAAACTGAACTCAGTGATGGGAAAGCTTGActctaataaatatttcaataggaATGGAAAGGAACATTCATGTGGTGCAGTGGACAGAAGAGATTACAAACACAAAGCACAAACAAAAGTAATGCGGTCTCGACCATGACACGTGTGCTTTATTGGAGAAGCAAACAAATAGAGATACCAAAAGGCTCACAGGGGAGGGATCACCACCCAGatcacagacagacagatggcaaAGTGCAATTAGGCCACGACCCCACTGCTCATCTTCCCACAATGTGGTATCAGCTTCGGGAACCCATCCTTTTCTCTGTCTGCTGTCAATCCAGGTGGCAAGTCAGAGAACATGCATTCTGTGCTCGTGGCTGAAGGGAAGGGGATGGAGTCTTGAGACATCCACAGGAGACCCTGTGTCTTGTTGTTTCATGGTCATAATGCATCCTGCTGCTGTTACTTGCTCTTGGGTGGGCACTTCTGTTGGCAGGGGGGGCACGGTTGCACAGGAGGGCACTTCTGCTggcagggtggaggtgggcacTTCACAggtgggcatggaggagggggaCATGGATCTGGACACTTTGGGGGTGGGCAAGGCTCAGGGCACACAGGAGGTGGCTGGCAGGGCTGCTTGCACTGCTGCTGTTGATAGGACATCGTTCCtggacagcaaggagcctgagaTGCAAACAGACAACAGCATTCCTAACACAGGCAGTCCTGTTGGCAGAACAATGAGCCATGGACCCTGCAGCCTGCAAGGACCCTCTGTTCCCTAACACTGTCTGTATGATTCTGTGTGGCTCCTTCACCCTTCCCTTTGAGCACCTCTTACCCTAGCTCTTTGGTCTTTTCTGGTTAATGTTTCTGTCTATCACTTTGTACAGACACGATTGCCTGTGTGCTGTGTGAATACAAACATCATGTGGAGACAAAGAACCCAGATACGAAACTTCTAGCCAATCCCCAAACAGACCTCTACCGATAGCTTTCTGAGCCCTGGTTGCTGGTCTCACTGATGTGACTGGGGTTCTGAGCCCTGGGCTTCGAGGAGGACTGCCCAGACTCCCACCCAGCACTCAAAGGGACCGAGAGCCCTGAGAGGGATGCACTTGG belongs to Felis catus isolate Fca126 chromosome C1, F.catus_Fca126_mat1.0, whole genome shotgun sequence and includes:
- the LOC123379376 gene encoding small proline-rich protein 2G-like; the encoded protein is MSYQQQQCKQPCQPPPVCPEPCPPPKCPDPCPPPPCPPVKCPPPPCQQKCPPVQPCPPCQQKCPPKSK